One segment of Macrotis lagotis isolate mMagLag1 chromosome 1, bilby.v1.9.chrom.fasta, whole genome shotgun sequence DNA contains the following:
- the LOC141495470 gene encoding MICOS complex subunit Mic60-like, which translates to MMESEMRTQLRRQAAAHTDHLRDVLRIQEQELKYEYEQGLSEKLAEQELQFKRLSQEQVDNFTLDINTAYARLRGIEQAVQSHAQAEEESRKAHQLWLSVEALKYSLKTASGDGPTVPLGTAVEAIRDNCSDEFAQALAAAIPAESLTRGIYSEDALRARFQHVQKLARRVAMIDETRNSLYQYFLSYLQSLLIFQPQQLKPPAKLVLEDLNTFTLLSYASYSIEHGDLELAAKFVNQLKGESRRVAQDWLNEARMTLETKQVVDILTAYASAVGIGTTQVQQ; encoded by the exons ATGATGGAATCGGAAATGAGGACCCAGCTGCGCCGACAGGCTGCTGCCCACACCGACCACCTAAGGGATGTTCTCCGGATCCAGGAGCAAGAGCTCAAATATGAATATGAGCAG GGCTTGTCGGAGAAGCTGGCAGAGCAGGAGCTGCAGTTTAAGCGCCTCAGCCAGGAGCAAGTGGACAACTTCACCCTAGACATAAATACGGCTTATGCCCGGCTCCGTGGGATCGAACAGGCTGTCCAGA GTCACGCACAGGCAGAGGAAGAGTCTCGCAAGGCCCACCAGCTCTGGCTCTCAGTGGAGGCCTTGAAGTACAGCCTGAAGACTGCCTCTGGGGATGGCCCCACGGTTCCCCTGGGCACGGCCGTGGAGGCCATTCGTGACAACTGTTCGGACGAGTTTGCTCAAGCCCTGGCGGCGGCCATCCCTGCAGAGTCCCTGACCCGCGGCATCTACAGCGAGGACGCCCTGAGAGCCCGCTTCCAGCACGTCCAGAAGTTGGCACGGAGGGTGGCCATGATCGATGAGACGCGCAACAGCCTCTACCAGTACTTCCTCTCTTACCTGCAGTCCCTTCTGATTTTCCAGCCTCAGCAGCTCAAGCCTCCTGCCAAGCTCGTCCTGGAAGACCTGAACACGTTCACGCTGCTGTCCTACGCCTCCTACAGCATCGAGCACGGCGACCTCGAGCTGGCCGCCAAGTTCGTCAACCAGCTGAAAGGGGAGTCGCGCCGGGTGGCTCAGGACTGGCTGAACGAAGCTCGCATGACCCTGGAAACGAAGCAGGTCGTGGACATCTTGACTGCCTACGCCAGCGCCGTTGGCATCGGGACCACGCAGGTGCAGCAGTGA
- the LOC141495452 gene encoding MICOS complex subunit MIC60-like isoform X3, with amino-acid sequence MLRVYQLTGLSAAAQNCLCRKFILRPLRPCRRYSTTRNSGLSAGKIAGASLLFIGGGVGGTILYAKWDQHFRDSVEKTIPFSSKVFEMVLGSSQAAPLPKKLIQPGPLKISNVSEVMKDSKLQKHKEDTPSSSAKETTEATPIISAPDDDLPIPSLAARREDFVQAPPLELLEGKQKPHVSALIKNLEDSLNHTAQITLQAIAAQNAAVQAIDTHSSMLKKAMDNSEISNGKSVQWRSVEDALKDRRKAVNEATDALLKAKEELEKTKSVIENSKKRTEIEGAQTHISAAEQNLQNMIVDLDNVVKKVQAAQSEAKVVSQYHELVTQAREEFQRELNSITPEVLPGWKGHKISDLGE; translated from the exons AATTGCCTCTGCAGAAAATTTATACTCCGTCCCTTGAGACCATGCCGTAGATATTCTACAACAAGAAATTCTGG gCTTTCTGCAGGCAAAATTGCTGGAGCAAGCCTCTTGTTTATTGGCGGAGGTGTTGGTGGAACTATTCTGTATGCTAAGTGGGACCAACATTTCCGAGACAGTGTAGAAAAGACCATCCCTTTTTCTAGCAAAGTCTTTGAGATGGTCCTTGGTTCTTCACAGGCAGCACCATTGCCAAAGAAACTG ATCCAGCCTGGTCCACTAAAAATCTCTAATGTATCGGAAGTAATGAAAGACTCCAAACTCCAAAAACATAAGGAAGACACTCCAAGTTCTTCAGCTAAAG AAACTACAGAAGCAACTCCCATTATTTCTGCACCAGATGATGATCTCCCTATCCCATCTCTTGCTGCTCGGCGGGAAGATTTTGTCCAAGCCCCTCCACTTGAACTcctagaaggaaaacaaaagccTCACGTTTCAG CTCTGATCAAAAACTTGGAAGATTCTTTAAACCACACTGCTCAGATCACTCTGCAGGCCATTGCTGCCCAGAATGCTGCTGTCCAGGCCATTGACACTCACTCAAGCATGTTGAAGAAAGCAATGGACAATTCAGAG ATTTCGAATGGAAAATCAGTGCAGTGGCGGTCAGTGGAGGATGCTTTGAAGGATCGCAGAAAAGCTGTTAATGAAGCCACTGATGCTCTTCTGAAAGCCAA AGAAGAGTTGGAGAAAACGAAGAGTGTCATTGAGAATTCCAAGAAGAGAACCGAGATTGAGGGGGCCCAAACTCATATATCTGCTGCAGAACAGAATCTTCAGAACATGATCGTTGATCTGGATAATGTGGTCAAAAAG GTGCAGGCGGCTCAGTCAGAAGCCAAGGTCGTCAGCCAGTACCATGAACTGGTGACCCAAGCCCGTGAGGAGTTCCAGAGGGAGCTGAATAGCATCACCCCAGAGGTTCTTCCTGGCTGGAAGGGGCACA AGATCTCAGATTTAGGTGAGTAA
- the LOC141495452 gene encoding MICOS complex subunit MIC60-like isoform X1 encodes MLRVYQLTGLSAAAQNCLCRKFILRPLRPCRRYSTTRNSGLSAGKIAGASLLFIGGGVGGTILYAKWDQHFRDSVEKTIPFSSKVFEMVLGSSQAAPLPKKLIQPGPLKISNVSEVMKDSKLQKHKEDTPSSSAKETTEATPIISAPDDDLPIPSLAARREDFVQAPPLELLEGKQKPHVSEEKYGHENSSSKKERLSEEVAARRAPPEAEEREKEIQSLIKNLEDSLNHTAQITLQAIAAQNAAVQAIDTHSSMLKKAMDNSEISNGKSVQWRSVEDALKDRRKAVNEATDALLKAKEELEKTKSVIENSKKRTEIEGAQTHISAAEQNLQNMIVDLDNVVKKVQAAQSEAKVVSQYHELVTQAREEFQRELNSITPEVLPGWKGHKISDLGE; translated from the exons AATTGCCTCTGCAGAAAATTTATACTCCGTCCCTTGAGACCATGCCGTAGATATTCTACAACAAGAAATTCTGG gCTTTCTGCAGGCAAAATTGCTGGAGCAAGCCTCTTGTTTATTGGCGGAGGTGTTGGTGGAACTATTCTGTATGCTAAGTGGGACCAACATTTCCGAGACAGTGTAGAAAAGACCATCCCTTTTTCTAGCAAAGTCTTTGAGATGGTCCTTGGTTCTTCACAGGCAGCACCATTGCCAAAGAAACTG ATCCAGCCTGGTCCACTAAAAATCTCTAATGTATCGGAAGTAATGAAAGACTCCAAACTCCAAAAACATAAGGAAGACACTCCAAGTTCTTCAGCTAAAG AAACTACAGAAGCAACTCCCATTATTTCTGCACCAGATGATGATCTCCCTATCCCATCTCTTGCTGCTCGGCGGGAAGATTTTGTCCAAGCCCCTCCACTTGAACTcctagaaggaaaacaaaagccTCACGTTTCAG AGGAGAAATATGGGCATGAGAATTCGTCTTCTAAAAAAGAGCGACTCTCAGAGGAGGTTGCAGCACGCCGGGCCCCGCCGGAAGCAGAGGAGCGGGAGAAAGAGATCCAGT CTCTGATCAAAAACTTGGAAGATTCTTTAAACCACACTGCTCAGATCACTCTGCAGGCCATTGCTGCCCAGAATGCTGCTGTCCAGGCCATTGACACTCACTCAAGCATGTTGAAGAAAGCAATGGACAATTCAGAG ATTTCGAATGGAAAATCAGTGCAGTGGCGGTCAGTGGAGGATGCTTTGAAGGATCGCAGAAAAGCTGTTAATGAAGCCACTGATGCTCTTCTGAAAGCCAA AGAAGAGTTGGAGAAAACGAAGAGTGTCATTGAGAATTCCAAGAAGAGAACCGAGATTGAGGGGGCCCAAACTCATATATCTGCTGCAGAACAGAATCTTCAGAACATGATCGTTGATCTGGATAATGTGGTCAAAAAG GTGCAGGCGGCTCAGTCAGAAGCCAAGGTCGTCAGCCAGTACCATGAACTGGTGACCCAAGCCCGTGAGGAGTTCCAGAGGGAGCTGAATAGCATCACCCCAGAGGTTCTTCCTGGCTGGAAGGGGCACA AGATCTCAGATTTAGGTGAGTAA
- the LOC141495452 gene encoding MICOS complex subunit Mic60-like isoform X4: MLRVYQLTGLSAAAQNCLCRKFILRPLRPCRRYSTTRNSGLSAGKIAGASLLFIGGGVGGTILYAKWDQHFRDSVEKTIPFSSKVFEMVLGSSQAAPLPKKLIQPGPLKISNVSEVMKDSKLQKHKEDTPSSSAKALIKNLEDSLNHTAQITLQAIAAQNAAVQAIDTHSSMLKKAMDNSEISNGKSVQWRSVEDALKDRRKAVNEATDALLKAKEELEKTKSVIENSKKRTEIEGAQTHISAAEQNLQNMIVDLDNVVKKVQAAQSEAKVVSQYHELVTQAREEFQRELNSITPEVLPGWKGHKISDLGE, from the exons AATTGCCTCTGCAGAAAATTTATACTCCGTCCCTTGAGACCATGCCGTAGATATTCTACAACAAGAAATTCTGG gCTTTCTGCAGGCAAAATTGCTGGAGCAAGCCTCTTGTTTATTGGCGGAGGTGTTGGTGGAACTATTCTGTATGCTAAGTGGGACCAACATTTCCGAGACAGTGTAGAAAAGACCATCCCTTTTTCTAGCAAAGTCTTTGAGATGGTCCTTGGTTCTTCACAGGCAGCACCATTGCCAAAGAAACTG ATCCAGCCTGGTCCACTAAAAATCTCTAATGTATCGGAAGTAATGAAAGACTCCAAACTCCAAAAACATAAGGAAGACACTCCAAGTTCTTCAGCTAAAG CTCTGATCAAAAACTTGGAAGATTCTTTAAACCACACTGCTCAGATCACTCTGCAGGCCATTGCTGCCCAGAATGCTGCTGTCCAGGCCATTGACACTCACTCAAGCATGTTGAAGAAAGCAATGGACAATTCAGAG ATTTCGAATGGAAAATCAGTGCAGTGGCGGTCAGTGGAGGATGCTTTGAAGGATCGCAGAAAAGCTGTTAATGAAGCCACTGATGCTCTTCTGAAAGCCAA AGAAGAGTTGGAGAAAACGAAGAGTGTCATTGAGAATTCCAAGAAGAGAACCGAGATTGAGGGGGCCCAAACTCATATATCTGCTGCAGAACAGAATCTTCAGAACATGATCGTTGATCTGGATAATGTGGTCAAAAAG GTGCAGGCGGCTCAGTCAGAAGCCAAGGTCGTCAGCCAGTACCATGAACTGGTGACCCAAGCCCGTGAGGAGTTCCAGAGGGAGCTGAATAGCATCACCCCAGAGGTTCTTCCTGGCTGGAAGGGGCACA AGATCTCAGATTTAGGTGAGTAA
- the LOC141495452 gene encoding MICOS complex subunit MIC60-like isoform X2, which produces MLRVYQLTGLSAAAQNCLCRKFILRPLRPCRRYSTTRNSGLSAGKIAGASLLFIGGGVGGTILYAKWDQHFRDSVEKTIPFSSKVFEMVLGSSQAAPLPKKLIQPGPLKISNVSEVMKDSKLQKHKEDTPSSSAKDDDLPIPSLAARREDFVQAPPLELLEGKQKPHVSEEKYGHENSSSKKERLSEEVAARRAPPEAEEREKEIQSLIKNLEDSLNHTAQITLQAIAAQNAAVQAIDTHSSMLKKAMDNSEISNGKSVQWRSVEDALKDRRKAVNEATDALLKAKEELEKTKSVIENSKKRTEIEGAQTHISAAEQNLQNMIVDLDNVVKKVQAAQSEAKVVSQYHELVTQAREEFQRELNSITPEVLPGWKGHKISDLGE; this is translated from the exons AATTGCCTCTGCAGAAAATTTATACTCCGTCCCTTGAGACCATGCCGTAGATATTCTACAACAAGAAATTCTGG gCTTTCTGCAGGCAAAATTGCTGGAGCAAGCCTCTTGTTTATTGGCGGAGGTGTTGGTGGAACTATTCTGTATGCTAAGTGGGACCAACATTTCCGAGACAGTGTAGAAAAGACCATCCCTTTTTCTAGCAAAGTCTTTGAGATGGTCCTTGGTTCTTCACAGGCAGCACCATTGCCAAAGAAACTG ATCCAGCCTGGTCCACTAAAAATCTCTAATGTATCGGAAGTAATGAAAGACTCCAAACTCCAAAAACATAAGGAAGACACTCCAAGTTCTTCAGCTAAAG ATGATGATCTCCCTATCCCATCTCTTGCTGCTCGGCGGGAAGATTTTGTCCAAGCCCCTCCACTTGAACTcctagaaggaaaacaaaagccTCACGTTTCAG AGGAGAAATATGGGCATGAGAATTCGTCTTCTAAAAAAGAGCGACTCTCAGAGGAGGTTGCAGCACGCCGGGCCCCGCCGGAAGCAGAGGAGCGGGAGAAAGAGATCCAGT CTCTGATCAAAAACTTGGAAGATTCTTTAAACCACACTGCTCAGATCACTCTGCAGGCCATTGCTGCCCAGAATGCTGCTGTCCAGGCCATTGACACTCACTCAAGCATGTTGAAGAAAGCAATGGACAATTCAGAG ATTTCGAATGGAAAATCAGTGCAGTGGCGGTCAGTGGAGGATGCTTTGAAGGATCGCAGAAAAGCTGTTAATGAAGCCACTGATGCTCTTCTGAAAGCCAA AGAAGAGTTGGAGAAAACGAAGAGTGTCATTGAGAATTCCAAGAAGAGAACCGAGATTGAGGGGGCCCAAACTCATATATCTGCTGCAGAACAGAATCTTCAGAACATGATCGTTGATCTGGATAATGTGGTCAAAAAG GTGCAGGCGGCTCAGTCAGAAGCCAAGGTCGTCAGCCAGTACCATGAACTGGTGACCCAAGCCCGTGAGGAGTTCCAGAGGGAGCTGAATAGCATCACCCCAGAGGTTCTTCCTGGCTGGAAGGGGCACA AGATCTCAGATTTAGGTGAGTAA